Genomic window (Streptomyces yatensis):
CCGGGTGGTGCCCGCGGCCGGGTCGGCGGGCGGCCCGCCCGGTGCACACGCCGGTCGCCAACTTCTTCCCGGCGCCCTGGCTACCGAGTGGTAGGGATCACCCGCCCCGGCCCTGGAGCGGCCATGTGGGGCAGGTATCTTCGTGACTCCTCAGGGGATGCGCTAGTGAAACTTGTTCTAGATAAACGGAAGCGGATACGCTCCCGCTGAACTGCACCAAGGAGGGGGCGCGAGTGACCGCAGAGGCCGCGCAGGAGACCGGGGCCGACCCGCTTCGAGCAGCACCCCCCACCGCCACCGACGAACGGCCGCTGCGCATCGCCCTGCTCAGCTACAAGGGGAATCCATTCTGCGGGGGCCAGGGCGTCTATGTGCGCCATCTCTCCCGGGAGCTCGCCCGGCTCGGCCACACCGTCGAGGTCATCGGCGCCCAGCCGTATCCGGTGCTGGACGCCGAGGACGGCGTCACCCTCACCCAGCTGCCCAGCCTCGACCTCTACCGCCAGCCCGACCCGTTCCGTACGCCCCGGCGCGAGGAGTACCGGGACTGGGTCGACGCCCTGGAGGTCTCCACCATGTGGACCGGCGGCTTCCCCGAGCCGCTCACCTTCAGCCTGCGCGCCCGCCGCCATCTCGCCGCGCGCCTCGGCCAGTTCGACGTCGTCCACGACAACCAGACCCTGGGATACGGGCTGCTGGGCCTGGACCGGCTCGGCTTCCCGCTGGTCACCACCATCCACCACCCGATCACCGTCGACCGGCAGCTGGAGCTGGAGGCCGCCGACGGCTGGAAGCGCCGGTTCTCCGTGCGCCGCTGGTACGGCTTCACCCGGATGCAGAAGCGGGTGGCCCGGCGGCTGCCCTCGGTGCTCACCGTCTCCGGCTCCTCCCGCCGGGAGATCGTCGAGGACCTCGGGGTGCGGCCGGACCGCATCCATGTGGTGCACATCGGCGCCGACACCGGGCTCTTCTCGCCCGACCCCGCCGTCCCCGTGACCCCCGGCCGCATCGTCACCACCTCGAGCGCGGATGTGCCGCTCAAGGGCCTGGTGTATCTGATCGAGGCGCTCGCCAAGGTCCGCGCCGAGAACCCCGAGGCCCATCTGGTCGTCGTCGGCAAGCGGCCGCAGGAGGGGCCGGTGGCCACCACCATGGCGCGCCACGGCCTCGAGGACGCCGTCGAGTTCGTCAAGGGCATCAGCGACGCCGAACTGGTGGACCTGGTGCGCGGCGCCCAGATCGCCTGTGTGCCCTCCCTGTACGAGGGGTTCTCGCTGCCCGCCGCCGAGGCCATGGCCACCGGCACCCCGCTGGTCGCCACCACCGGCGGTGCGATCCCCGAGGTCGCCGGACCCGACGGCGAGACCTGTCTGGCCGTACCGCCCGGCGACGCCGACGCGCTCGCCGCGGCCCTGATCCGGCTGCTGGGCGACGCCGACCTCCGACGACGGCTGGGCGCCGCGGGCCGTGAACGGGTGCTGCGCCGCTTCACCTGGGAACAGGCCGCGCGCGGCACCGTCGAGCAGTACCGCCGGGCCATCGGCGTATCCGCGCCGGCCGCCCGCCGCTGAGCCCCGCCCCCGCCTCGCTCCCTGTCCCTCCTGCCCGCCGCTGAGCCCCGCCCCTGCCCCTCCCGCCCCACGAACCCGCCGGACGAAAGCAGACCCCCGTGCTGACCGTCGATTTCTCCCGCTTCCCCCTCGCCCCCGGCGATCGCGTCCTCGACCTCGGCTGCGGCGCCGGCCGGCACGCCTTCGAGTGCTACCGGCGCGGCGCCCAGGTCGTCGCGCTCGACCAGAACGGCGAGGAGATACGCGAGGTCGCCAAGTGGTTCGCCGCCATGAAGGAGGCCGGTGAGGCCCCGGCGGGCGCCACGGCCACCGCCATGGAGGGCGACGCCCTCGCCCTGCCCTTCCCCGACGACAGCTTCGACGTGGTCATCATCTCCGAGGTGATGGAGCACATACCCGACGACAAGGGCGTGCTCGCCGAGATGGTGCGGGTGCTCAGGCCCGGCGGCCGGATCGCCGTCACCGTGCCGCGCTACGGCCCCGAGAAGGTCTGCTGGGCGCTGTCGGACGCCTACCACGAGGTCGAGGGCGGCCATATCCGCATCTACCGCGCCGATGAGCTGCTGGAGAAGATGCGCGAGGCCGGGCTGCGGCCGTACGGCACCCATCACGCACACGCGCTGCACAGCCCGTACTGGTGGCTCAAGTGCGCGTTCGGAGTCGACAAGGACGGTGATGAGGCGCCGTTGCCGGTGCGCGCGTACCACAAGCTGCTGGTGTGGGACATCATGAAGAAGCCGCTGGCCACCCGGCTCGCCGAGCGCGCGCTGAACCCGATCGTCGGCAAGAGCTTCGTGGCCTACGCGACCAAGCCCCACGCCCCGCGCGAGGACCAGGCGTGACGGCGCTCGGACCGCGCCCCGGCCCCCGCACCGAACGGCTCGCGCTGCCCGGCGTGCTCAGCCCCGAGCAGGTGCTGAGCACGGTCGAGTCCATCGCCGCCGTCCAGCACCCGGACGGCGCCATACCGTGGTTCCGCGGCCACCACCTCGACCCCTGGGACCACATCGAGGCCGCGATGGCGCTGGACGCGGCGGGCGAGCACGAGCGCGCCACGGCCGCCTACCGCTGGCTGGCCCGGCACCAGAACCCCGACGGCTCCTGGTACGCGGCCTACCCCGACACCCCGGACGGCGTGGCCGCCGCCGACCCCACCGACCGCGGCCGGGAGAGCAACTTCTGCGCCTACGTCGCGGTCGGCGCCTGGCACCACTACCTCTCCACCGGCGACGACGCCTTCCTCGACGGGATCTGGCCCACCGTCTTCGCCGCCGTCGAGTTCGTCCTCGGCATGCAGCAGAGCGGCGGCCAGATCGGCTGGCGGCGCGCCGCCGACGGCACCATCGACCCCGACGCCCTGCTGACCGGCTCCTCCTCCGTCTACCAGGCGCTGCGCTGCGCCCTGGCCATCGCCGAGCACCGCGAGGAGCCCCAGCCCGACTGGGAGCTGTCGGCGGGGCTGCTCGGCCATGCCATACGCCGCCACCCCGAACGGTTCCTCGACAAGCACCGCTACTCGATGGACTGGTACTACCCGATCCTCGGCGGCGCCCTCACCGGCGCCGCCGCCAAGGAGCGCATCGAGGAGGGCTGGGACCGCTTCGTGGTCCCGGGGCTCGGGGTGCGCTGTGTCTCGCCCAACCCCTGGGTCACCGGCGGCGAGAGCTGCGAACTGGCGCTCGCGCTCTGGGCGATGGGGGAGTCCGACCACGCGGTGGACATCCTGCGCTGGATCCAGCGGCCGCTGCGGGCCGAGGACGGGATGTACTGGACGGGCTACGTCTTCGAGGACGACGCGGTCTGGCCGGAGGAGCGCACCACCTGGACCGCCGGGTCGCTACTGCTCGCCGTGGCGGCCCTGGGCGGCGACGAGGCGACCACGGCCGTCTTCGGCGGCGAGGGGCTGCCGAGGGGGCTGGACTCGGACTGCTGCGCCTAGGCGGTGGCCGGCGGGTTGTTCCCCTGCCCGCCCCTTCCCGAAACTGGGGCTCTGCCCCAGGCCCCGGGGTTCAGGGGCGACGTTCCGCATGCGGTGGAGCCGCATGTCGGTGCGCCCTGAGGGGGCGGGGTTGAGTCGATGTGCGGCTCCGCCGTGTGGCAGGGGCTTCGCTCCAGACCTCGGGGTCTGGGGCGAAGCCCCGGTTTCGGGAAGGGGCGGGGAGGGGAAAGACGCGCCGCAGGCGCCACGATCCGTCGGACGGCCCCTAGCCGCGCCGCAACCGCCCCGCGATCGCGTGCCCGATGAAGAGGTACACCACGGCCGGCAGGCCGTAGTTGAGGACGGTCCGCAGCCAGTCCGTGTCCATGGTGAACAGGTCATGGGACCAGCTCGCGAGCCAGCTCGCCGCGTCATGGACCACCGTGACGAGGTCGTTGGCGCGGTTCGCGTCGAGAAGGGCGAACAGAATCCAGAGGCCGAGGATGACGGCCATGACGTCCGCGACGACCGCCACGACGGTCGCCGCCTGGTTGCTTCCGTGGCGATAACTTCGTGACATGCCTCACGTGTTGCCCGCCTCCGCGGAGCCAAACTAAAGTGCGGCCGCACACCCGTACGAGAGGCGCTCAGCCCGCCAGCTCCGCCAGCACCCGCAAGGTCTGCGGATCCGGCGCCAGCGCCAGCAGATCCGTGATCGGGCCCTTGCGCCACAACTCCAGCCGCTCCGCGATCCGCTCACGCGGCCCGACCAGCGAGATCTCATCGGCGAAGGCGTCCGGCACCGCCTCGATCGCCTCCGCCCGCCGGCCCGCCAGGAACAGCTCCTGCACCCGGCGCGCCTCGGCCTCGTAGCCGAAACGGGCCATCAGGTCGGCGTGGAAATTGCGGGCCGCGTGACCCATCCCGCCGATGTAGAAGCCGAGCATCGCCTTCACCGGCTTCAGCCCCTCCGCCACATCGGTGCACACCCGCACCTGGGTCATCGGCGCCACCATGAAGCCGTCCCGCGCGTCGGCCAGGGTCTCCTGGTAGAGCTCCGTCCGCGACGGCGACCAGTACAGCGGCAGCCAGCCGTCGGCGATGCGCACGGTCTGGGCGATGTTCTTGGGCCCCTCGGCCCCGAGCAGCACCGGCAGATCGGCGCGGAGCGGATGGACGATGGGCTTCAGCGGCTTGCCGAGACCCGTGGCGTCCGGACCGGCGTACGGATGCGGGTGGTAGCGCCCGTCGAGCCGCACCGGCGCCGCACGGCCCAGCACCTGCCGGATGACCTCGACATACTCACGGGTCGCCGTCAGCGGGCTCTTGGGGAACGGGCGTCCGTACCAGCCCTCGACCACCTGCGGTCCGGACAGCCCCAGCCCCAGCATCATCCGGCCGCCGGAGAGATGGTCCAGGGTGAGGGCCTGCATCGCGGTGGCGGTGGGGGTGCGGGCGGCCATCTGGGCGACCGCCGTGCCCAGCGCGATCCGGGTGGTGTGCGCGGCGAGCCAGGTGAGCGGGGTGAAGGCGTCCGAGCCCCAGGACTCGGCGGTCCACACCGAGTGGTAGCCCAGCCGCTCCGCCTCCTGGGCGAGTTCCAGATGGCGGGGGTCGGGGCCGCGGCCCCAGTAGCCGAGCGCCAGACCGAGCCGCATGGAAGCCCCCTCGTTCCGCCGGACAGGGTGGAGAGGCGACTGACAGCAGGTCAGCCGTCAGCCGCACCGGCCGGACTGTACGGGCCGGGGGCGCACATGGCAACGGCCCCTCGCCCGAGCGTTACGGGCGAGGGGCCGTCGGCGGTCATGCGCGACGCGCGGTCATGCGCGACGCGCGCGGGGGCGCGTCATGCGTGACGCGCGCGGAGGCGCGTCAGGGAACGCGCGGCGCGGCTCGGCTCAGCCGCGCTGGATCCCCGTGGTGTCCTGCAGCACGCCGCGACGGCCGTCCTGCGTCTGGGCGACCAGCGCCTGACCGCGCTGCTCCACCGCGAGGTACCAGGTGCCGGGCGCCAGTTCGGCGATGGTGCTCGACGAACCGTCCTCGGCGTACAGCGGGCGGGCCACCGGCACCGCGAACCAGAACGGGGCGAAGTCCCCGCCGCCCGAGGGCCCCGGAGCCGGGGCCGGGGCGGGCTGGCCGCCGAAGGACTGGCCGGGCTGCGGCTGCCCCGGCTGCGGCTGACCGGGCTGGGCGCCGTACGGCGCGGGGGCGCCGGGCTGGGCACCACCCGGGTAGCCGTACCCCGGCTGCGGGCCCTGGGCGCCGTACGGGGACGGGGCCGGGCCGGAGGCGTTCACCAGCGGGGCCTTCAGGGCCGGGACGCGCTGGGTGAGCAGCGCGACCGCCGCCATCGCCAGCGTGGCGATCAGGCCGAGGATCTGTCCGACGCCCTTGTCGACCCCCTCCGGGCCACCGATGATCGTCCACAGCGAGCTCCAGGCCGCGAAGACCGCGAGCGCCGTGCCCCACTGGTCGAGCGAGAGCCCGAAGAGGTTGCGGGGCGCGGGCTGGAAACGCGCGGCGACGATGAGCGCCGCGGCGATCACACCGGCCAGGAAGATCGACGGCAGTACGGGGAAGAAGTCGGACTTCCATCCGTTCACACCGGCGTCCTGGCAGAAGCTGCTGCCGCCGCAGTCGTTGGTGTAGAAGTCGAGGAAGGAGGCGATGAACAGCAGCACCGCTGCTCCGATCACCACGCCGTCGCCTCGAGTGAGCGAGCGGATGTTCAACGTGAGGTCCTTTGTCGGTTTCGTCTTAACGTAGCGCTGCCGCCAGGCGCGTGGCGCGAAGGCGTCGGGGGTGGGCCCCATCGTACGGGTGAATCTGCCTGCGGAGACCGGGGGTGGCCCATCGGTATCCCGCTCGTGACCTCCCGTTCGGTTGTGGGAGCGCTACTCGTTCAAGAAGTCCGTAATGCCCTGTGCGACACCGTCCGCCGCGCGCTCGCGCCAGGCCTTGTCGGTCAGTTCGGCGGCGTCCTGGGAGTCGCGCATATTGCCGCACTCGATGAACACCTTGGGGACGGTGGAGAGGTTGAGCCCGCCCAGATCGCCCCGCACGTCCAGCCCGCTGCCGTCGGCGATGTACTGCGCGGGCTCGCTGCCGGTGGCCTGGGCGAACCGGCTGAGCAGCCGCTCGCCGAGCCGGCGGGAGGGGGCGGTGATGGCGGAGGTGTCCGCGCCGCCGCCGCGGACGGACTTGGGCAGGATCACATGGAAGCCGCGCTCCCCGGCGGCAGCGCCGTCCGCGTGCACGGAGACCACGGCGTCGGCGTGGGCCTTGTTCCCGATCTCCGCGCGCTCGTCCACACACGGCCCGTACGGCCGGTCGCCGTCCTGGGTGAACCGCACCATGGCGCCGCGCGCTTCGAGCAGGGTGCGGGCGCGGCGCGCCACATCGAGGGTGAAGGACGCCTCGGCGTAGCCGGAGTTGGTGGCCGTGCCGGTGGTGTCGCACTCCTTCTCGTCGGTGCCGATGTCCACGAGCCGGGCGATCTGTGAGG
Coding sequences:
- a CDS encoding glycosyltransferase family 4 protein, yielding MTAEAAQETGADPLRAAPPTATDERPLRIALLSYKGNPFCGGQGVYVRHLSRELARLGHTVEVIGAQPYPVLDAEDGVTLTQLPSLDLYRQPDPFRTPRREEYRDWVDALEVSTMWTGGFPEPLTFSLRARRHLAARLGQFDVVHDNQTLGYGLLGLDRLGFPLVTTIHHPITVDRQLELEAADGWKRRFSVRRWYGFTRMQKRVARRLPSVLTVSGSSRREIVEDLGVRPDRIHVVHIGADTGLFSPDPAVPVTPGRIVTTSSADVPLKGLVYLIEALAKVRAENPEAHLVVVGKRPQEGPVATTMARHGLEDAVEFVKGISDAELVDLVRGAQIACVPSLYEGFSLPAAEAMATGTPLVATTGGAIPEVAGPDGETCLAVPPGDADALAAALIRLLGDADLRRRLGAAGRERVLRRFTWEQAARGTVEQYRRAIGVSAPAARR
- a CDS encoding class I SAM-dependent methyltransferase, which produces MLTVDFSRFPLAPGDRVLDLGCGAGRHAFECYRRGAQVVALDQNGEEIREVAKWFAAMKEAGEAPAGATATAMEGDALALPFPDDSFDVVIISEVMEHIPDDKGVLAEMVRVLRPGGRIAVTVPRYGPEKVCWALSDAYHEVEGGHIRIYRADELLEKMREAGLRPYGTHHAHALHSPYWWLKCAFGVDKDGDEAPLPVRAYHKLLVWDIMKKPLATRLAERALNPIVGKSFVAYATKPHAPREDQA
- a CDS encoding prenyltransferase, which produces MTALGPRPGPRTERLALPGVLSPEQVLSTVESIAAVQHPDGAIPWFRGHHLDPWDHIEAAMALDAAGEHERATAAYRWLARHQNPDGSWYAAYPDTPDGVAAADPTDRGRESNFCAYVAVGAWHHYLSTGDDAFLDGIWPTVFAAVEFVLGMQQSGGQIGWRRAADGTIDPDALLTGSSSVYQALRCALAIAEHREEPQPDWELSAGLLGHAIRRHPERFLDKHRYSMDWYYPILGGALTGAAAKERIEEGWDRFVVPGLGVRCVSPNPWVTGGESCELALALWAMGESDHAVDILRWIQRPLRAEDGMYWTGYVFEDDAVWPEERTTWTAGSLLLAVAALGGDEATTAVFGGEGLPRGLDSDCCA
- a CDS encoding LLM class F420-dependent oxidoreductase, with the translated sequence MRLGLALGYWGRGPDPRHLELAQEAERLGYHSVWTAESWGSDAFTPLTWLAAHTTRIALGTAVAQMAARTPTATAMQALTLDHLSGGRMMLGLGLSGPQVVEGWYGRPFPKSPLTATREYVEVIRQVLGRAAPVRLDGRYHPHPYAGPDATGLGKPLKPIVHPLRADLPVLLGAEGPKNIAQTVRIADGWLPLYWSPSRTELYQETLADARDGFMVAPMTQVRVCTDVAEGLKPVKAMLGFYIGGMGHAARNFHADLMARFGYEAEARRVQELFLAGRRAEAIEAVPDAFADEISLVGPRERIAERLELWRKGPITDLLALAPDPQTLRVLAELAG
- a CDS encoding DUF5336 domain-containing protein, whose product is MIGAAVLLFIASFLDFYTNDCGGSSFCQDAGVNGWKSDFFPVLPSIFLAGVIAAALIVAARFQPAPRNLFGLSLDQWGTALAVFAAWSSLWTIIGGPEGVDKGVGQILGLIATLAMAAVALLTQRVPALKAPLVNASGPAPSPYGAQGPQPGYGYPGGAQPGAPAPYGAQPGQPQPGQPQPGQSFGGQPAPAPAPGPSGGGDFAPFWFAVPVARPLYAEDGSSSTIAELAPGTWYLAVEQRGQALVAQTQDGRRGVLQDTTGIQRG
- a CDS encoding N-acetylmuramoyl-L-alanine amidase; translation: MSNGSFPPEPGRRGGTLAIVLAALIPACFAGWLLWSSVGDAKDDGTEGAGAPTTSSTSSPSPPSSGAPVAPSPPTPSGDASGKQQPGKQSGKPLAGKVVVLDPGHNPNNRDHPSQIARLVDIGTDEKECDTTGTATNSGYAEASFTLDVARRARTLLEARGAMVRFTQDGDRPYGPCVDERAEIGNKAHADAVVSVHADGAAAGERGFHVILPKSVRGGGADTSAITAPSRRLGERLLSRFAQATGSEPAQYIADGSGLDVRGDLGGLNLSTVPKVFIECGNMRDSQDAAELTDKAWRERAADGVAQGITDFLNE